A segment of the Malaclemys terrapin pileata isolate rMalTer1 chromosome 1, rMalTer1.hap1, whole genome shotgun sequence genome:
CGCAGCACGCGGAGGAACAAAGTAAGCCCTGGATGTGGAAATGGGTAGGGGGGCAGTGAGGCCGGGGCAACCGAGGCGTGGTGAGGCCAAGGCTGGCACCTGccaccacagggctggggccagagcccagagcctgccacccaccACTCTAGGGTGGAAGccagaagcccaagccccaccacccccggGAAGGTGGGGAATCTCACCCTGGCTGCCTGATCCTCTGTCATTTGTGGttcgagggggtgggggaaggacccaacccctgctggtggtCCCAGAGAAGGGGCCGCtgctcccctaccccccaaatAATCACCCAGGAATCTGTGGCTACAAGAAAAGCCTtcggtggccacatttgagaaacgctggctaGTGCAGTCTCTCTCAGCCATGGCCTCTTATTCAAAGACATTTTCACAATCCTTCCATTTACCATGAAAGAGTAAACACATCAATGATACACCTATGTAATTTGCATGTGCTTGAAGAGGTTGACAAAAGAAACATGGACCTTTATGGGTAAGGATGGTGTTGAAGTGGGGGAGCAAGATTCTTTTCTTCCACTTGCAATAAGATTTAATGCTTCATGGCCCAATTGCCTTTTGTTCTTCAACCCCCTGCCAGTTCAGAAACAGTGGTCTTTAACATACAAGAAGAGTCAGGTTGAAATGGGAGGAATTCATACCTCCTAACTTGCTGAATTCCCAGAGCAATCTAATGCAAAGACTTAGACCTGGCATACAATAATGTATGCTGAGTAAACACCAATGAAATTCTCTTAGTGCTTAATTCCTTTTAAGTTTCTTGAAAATGACAGTCTGGTAAGTCACTTTGCCAGTCTCTTGTACACACTAGCACCGCTCCTGGGTTCCTTAATCTTAGTGCTCTGAAATTCTCTTATCAGGGAAATCACATCAACACGGGTCAATTCATATTTTACTGCAAATCCAAATGAAAAAAAGCTCTTTCCAGTGTCACATAGAACCACTTCAACTCCTAAGAGGTTATGAAAATTCTGCACCTCAGGATTCAACACTGAACTCTCAAGTCATTAAAATCTCCGAGAGAGTTTAAAAAACTGGAAGCCTCAACGCACCAAACTTATGTAGCCTCTTTCACACCCAAAAGCATTTTGTGAACTTTACCTAACACCAAAAAGCAGCAGGCTAACAGCAATGCCAAAGTGAAGACGTCTCCAAGTGTATTTCAGCAACTAGGATTAAACACCCTCCCCCAACTTGTTTTAAATCACTTGGCATAAAATTATGTCACCGAGGCATCAGGACTCCAATTTAAGGGACATTCATGAGGCCTAAGCACCAGATTGTGGCCATGCACTGACCTGGCCTGGTTTGTTTAGCTTGAGATCTGACAGTTCACTCCAAAAGGTGGTAGAAAAAAGGAATGTGGGATGGGCAAAATTTCCAGAGAACTTGGAGGCAAAACTTTTTCAAGAACTACAGTAGTCAAAAGAAGAGTCTCCACATTACACTGTCTTTTATGATTTTATTAAGATCCTTTCATGAGCCACAGTCCACCTTCTCCTTCCAAGTGTTGAAAAATcctacaacaaaaacaaaacacttagcAAGAGCACAAATTTCAGTGATCACTGTAAAGTTATTAATCATCCTGACCCAAAATTATCCTGCCGGTTTGAAGCTCCACAGGCCTGCAATCCATTACCAGCCAGGCTCCAGCATTCATAATACAAGTTAAAATCAATGTATTGTTATTTGTGCTACGGTAGCTTCTAGGGGCCTCAACAGAGATCAGGGCCCAACCATGCTAGGCACTGCAGTTTAACATAACTTATCAGCTCCACAGTGCTTCCCACCACCGTAACAGGCCTAAAACTAGCTCAGTGAGGCAGATTCCTAACATGATTGTGAAAGCAATTGTGGTTTCAATTAGTACAAATGGTCCCCTTTACTTCCCTAGCATTATCCACACACTTGTCATAATTTCTAATCTGAGAGATCATTAGAGGCAAAGGGAACAAAGCAATCCAAGGAAATCTAACAGGAAGTATACTtcgattttacaaaaaaaattgatttgttgTATTTTTTTGTAAGCTTTAGATGCTATGCATGTTGCTCTATAATAAACTGAACTGCTTCAAAGTGCTACCCATGGAGAAGGGACCAACAATGTTTTTTTCTAACTGGCAGCAACAGCAGCTCTAGCTAGAATGTGAAGCCATGGTTGGGTCTTTTCTCCTTGCACATCTCTACCACTAAGAACATCTGCAATTGCAATTTAATTAACAACTCTGCTGACGTGCAAGCTAGAAGAGAATCGCCACACCACAGTACCCCAAGGCAAATACAACttaacaggagaaaaaaatatcatCAGACGTATTTGCGGCTATGGCTGAATACACACAGGAACAGGTCTATTCAGTGAGATTGTAGCATTACAGTCACTGAATAGACCTGCACTTTATTGGTTAAATCTACAGCGAAGTGTTTGCAATCTTAGAACATGAGCTGATATAAGGAGAAAAGATGGTGTCTATTGTACAGACTGTGGCATAGTATAGGTGTGTGAATGATACAGGTGCCTTCAGAAATTTCTGACAGAGGGAGTTGGGTTCATATTACAAGGCAGGTTATCCCAAATATACCAGCTGGCAGAAAAGATGACAAAGGTCAGGTAGAGCACCACTACCGTAACATGGTGGGAAACTTTGGGTAAGGATTCCCAAGAAGCATAACTCAGTTTTCACCTTTAGCGTTTGAGCATTAAGTTAGCAAAAGAGGCCTCAATAACCCTTCTCAGACAAATGCCTCTGAAGTCGTCAGTCAAGGACTCTGATTCAAGGTCCTGAAATCCATGATATAGAACATAACACGGCACAGGGCACTTGGACAGATCTCTCTTTTCAGACTCGTCATCATATCTTCACTGAAGGGCTGACGTTAACTGGTTTAATAATGCAGCAATGGTAAGAAGTTACACAGTGCTCCACCCACCACAATCACCTCAAACACTTCACAAAATTACGTTCCTTACGTATTGGCCTTACTTTCCACTCCAtcaccccagaccctgcactgCAACAACTGACCCTGCAGTCAAACACTGGGTGCACTCTAGAATTGGAGGGGAACAAATACACAGCAACAGGAGGGGAGCTACTGATTGAACAGGTCAGTCAGtgcttctttataacagctcatGTATTTCTGTactcaacttttaaaaaaattatttttcagttgaGATTAAGCCACAATTTGCCAATGCTTATTTTCAAAGCAACACAGGAGCATTATTCTAGAACAGACCAATATTTTAATGTCCTGCACTTGTTCCATTCTGGCCACAGGGCAATACAGAATTATTTGGAGAAACTCAGATAATGCACCTAACTTTGTTTCTTCCTGACTCCAGCAGAAGATCAATTTATACCTCAAACCATGAGCATATTCTTATTTATGAGAATAAAAATGATCATTTCTGATGGGCATCACACTAGTTTCTACCATTTCAGAGTTACGGAACAAAGTCACTTACCCATTATGCAGTGGGAACTGGCTGAGGCATGGCTGGCTGTTCTGGTTTGCCACCTTTCTGCTCTGAGATGGGTGTGGTGGGTAAGATCTCTTCCTTGGGCTCCACAATGCTGACATGGTCTGGCAGGGGTTTCTTGGGTCCAATCTTCCCACTTGGGTCCCAAGGCAACATAATCTTTACTTTAATACCCAGCACACCTGAAAAAAATGGCAATATTATAACGGTGGTCACTGCATTTAAAGAAGGTAAGATGCTCCGTATACACTCAGATGCTGAACTGACACAAGTTCTAAAACACCGCCATGTTTATTCAGCGGAAGCGTCCAACACTCACATAACGCGTACACTTTGGGTGATCTGTAATAGGACTCCGTTATCAGCGTGAATTAACGACATCCTTTAAGCGTACGCAGGCACAGAAGTAAACTAGTCCAGTACTTTTCCTTCCATCGTTTCATGCACTGCTCTCTCACGAAGTGGGAGCTTTAAACCCCCGTTTCCTGTGCTAATTGATAAATATTCTCTGTATCCCTTCTCAGACAAATGCCTCTAAATCATCCAATGAGCAGGACACTCTGCTAAGGTACCCTAAGCACAGTACCAAAGAACATGGCACTGAACAGGCTACACTTACACAAGAAATGTCCTTTCTGACTCGTCATCGTATCATCACTGAAGGGATATCAGATAAGCTAACTGCTCTTAGGTCATGTTCAAGGACTGTTTGCTCACATGTGACAATCATTTAGTGACCGGAGGAGTAAAAAATAGTTTGCATCCTTCTTGAAGGTTTAATTATACAGACCTGAAAGACTTACATTCTCCCTCATGCTTTTTACCATAGGAAAAAAAATACCAGGACTATCTAGTCTTGCGTTTTGTTTCTGCCAGGAACCCTGGGAGGATTAGAAGATCTGGGGTGGGAGTCCTTGGCTTTCAATGGTATTTTATAAACCCAAAGTCATAATTTTATCCCAAATGTTTCTCAGTAACAGGTGTTAAGTAGGTAATGAACAAGTTTTAAACAGCGACTTAAAACCCCTCTCTCAACTACTTAGATTTCAGTCTCACTAATTCCACTAGCTATTCAGTCACCTGGGGTATGCCCACACTGCAGGTggaagtgagcctcccagcccagggagacAGACGTGCGCCAGCAGGGCTCAAACTACATGCTAAAAATCGCAGTGTGGACgctgcagctcaggctggagcatgGGCTCAAACCCACCTGACCCCTAGACTTGAGAGCCCGAGTTCCAGCTGAAGCTGCAATATGCACACTGCTACTTTTGGTGCACTAGCACAAGTCAGTCTACCCTGGCTGCAGGAggactgatttaaatcagggCAATTTAAATAAGGATTTATATCACCAAGTGGAAATCCTTGATTTAAGCAATCTATTTTaaacaacttttccatttgtatttcAGTTCTCTGCTACgctcattggttgatataacccTTAATACATGTTTATGTACAACtagagcctttacactagatttgaTACAGCTTTTTGCTACCTAGGAGACTATAcaactatatacatttatttaagaatGATTTAGTTTCTAGTTTCAGATGCTTATTAACTGTACATTTGTAGCATGTTAGAAAGTGCTGAATGATATATTGCTTCTTTACTAGATAATGAACTTGTGGGACAATTCGTGTCAAGCTACATTAGgttggtaactggaatttaattaaatagaGAACAGCATACAACACTTATCAGAATACgtttcacatttacaactaaatgatttattacaCCGAGGAATTAACTGTAGTCAGTGAATTGCACTGATCATTTCAGGTCAGTCAGGGGAAAATTTTCAAGTATGTctaagtgaaagtgactggagCTTAAGTTCCTACTCACTTAAGTTTCTTGAAAATGACAGTCTTGTAAGTCACTTTGGCAGTCTCTTGTACACACTAGCACCGCTCCTGGGTTCGTTACCGGTTGTGCCATGTTTATAAAGCAGGACCtcaaaagttagatgttttccCAGATTTCTTgctttatatagaaaagcagccttaATTCAACTACAGGCTCATGCATTCagcatctttattttttattttaaaatgttttaagagattacaataagtttaggccttaaaatattttgtattaaattcagatttcattttaaacaggattaaaaaaaaataaattccagttaactaaatAAAAATCACTCTTAGTTTTAGCCACACTGCTGGGCTGGGAGTTTTACTCCTGACTGCAGCGCAGACGCACCCTTGCAGCACAGGTACTCAACCTGAGATCGCAAAGCAGCTTGCCCTTCCTTTCCTTATGGCTGGATGGGAGAGTCCCAAAACTCTGTTGTCACACCGGATCATCACATGGAAAAGGCTGAGAACAACTGTTCTGGAGAATCCTCCAACAAAAATGCCACAAACAAACCTCAGTATTTCTGAAGCAAAAATCCTTTCAGGCTCCTTTATCTCTTGAAGCATAAAGCTCATTTTCCTTTCGCAGCTCACTTTTACAGTTTATTTCTGATCATCAAGCCTTACACCAAGAGACAGCCGAGTCTAGCTTGCTGGAAAACCTGACTGCCACTTACTGTGTAAACTCGGGCAAGTCCCACTTTCTCCATCTGCATGATTGGGAGAATATTGTCTTACCTACTCCCATAGGGATTACAGGAACGATTTATACAACACTGAAAAATATATGCATTTTCTGGGCTAACGATTAGAAACTTTGAATAGAGATGTATGCATATCCAAAGTGACTAACTGATAGGCAATGCTGCTGCAGGAAAACACAACCAGCTGGTACCATACTACTAAGCCCCAGTCATATCGTCCTAATTAGGAATTTTATTGGCAGCTGAAGACTGTTTAACCTAGATTTTCAATTTATCTATATAGGGCAAGAGCAGACAATGCTCCACATTAGACAAAACGTGTGTAACAGAAGACAGCCCCAGCCTGTAAGGACTTGTAATTTCAAAAGGCAAAACAGCATTACAGGTACCAGTAACTAGAAGCAGTTGGCGCTGAATACTTTGCACAACAGAAAACGCACTGGAATTCTGGGAGTGACCACTCCTGTAGCAGTCAGACAGCAGAGAAGCAGCACTTTGGATTGTCTGGTACTAAGTGCTAATAGACGGAGCCAGCCAATTGCAAGGGGATACATATTCCAAACACTCACCCTGCCTGAGGAGGACGTGGCGCACAGCTGTATCGACATAGTAGTTTACAGGGTCTCCACTGTGGATCATCAGGCCATCCACAAACTTCATAGACTTGGCTCGCTGGCCTCTGAGTTTACCGGACACCACCACCTCACAACCCTTAGCACCACTCTCCATGATGAAGCGGAGGACACCATAGCAGGCTCTTTGGGGAGGGAAACGAGTTACTCAGTGGTTGTAGAGAGCACTGTGAATTGCACAAGTAGGAGATATGGCTATGGAATGTGCCACCTAAACCCTCCATAACAATCAAATTCTGATCCAGAAATCCAGCTCTCGTTAAAGCTAAGTTTAATCAAAGGCAGCAGCATCTGCCCCATAGCCTTGTTTACTCTTACGCAATTTTTCTAAAAAGTTCATTCTAGAGTTTCAACATTGTGAATTCTGTGCCTGTTTCACCTCATGCTTAGATGTtatgggcatgtgcactgctcaGCACAACGGGCTCTGGTTGCTACTACATGTAATTACATTAAAAACCCTTCTCAGACAAATGCCTCTAAATCATCCAGTGAACAGGACCATCCTGCCAAGGAACCCAAGCACAGTATCACAGAACATGACACTGCAAAGGGTGCACTTAGCAGGATACATATCCCTTTTCTGACTCGTCATCGTATCATCACTGAAGGGATCTTAACATGTGTGATCACAGGTCATCTAAATCACAATTCATTTCCTAGATAGCTTTGTTTGAGGCTGAAGCGCCATCTTTGCTAAtttcccccacaccccattccGAATAATTGGGTGTAAGCTTTACATGTTTGACTTAGCCTTCACCCTTTCACTAATCCACTCCGTAACAGGGCAAGTTCTATATTAAAACTAATAGCTAATATTATTGCCAATTGTGACAGCCCTAAACAAATCATGATATTTTATTTAATACTTAGTTATGCCATGTGCTATCAAGAGACTTGTGTTTAAACACACAGAAATGGCAGTTCAAATAAACACtcattaaaatttgttttaagttTGCTGGAGTGTAactgtgtctttttaaaaatctaccttTGAAATAAGAAATCTGTGTGCATTTACCACCTAGATAATTAATATTCAGGAAAAATTAGATAACAACTTTACATCTTTATTCTGTCAATCCTAATTTAACTTGCACAATGCATGCGTTAGTCCCAGTTTACACGCACAGTGgtgaaggaattttcctcaaAGCCACAGagccagtgtcagagctgggatcagaACCCAGAGCGCTCCCAGTCACTTGTTTGCCCTATTATATCTACAGACCATTTTATTACACTTACCGACGCACCGCTAAACCTCCCAGAAGTTTGTAACGCAGGGACTCTGCTTGGGCAATAGCACACAGACCTCTTGTGGCCACCTTCTCGGCATAGAGCTACAAAACAAGGAAAGAGTGCTCAGAAATAGAGTTACAACAGTGAAGGTTAGCAGACTTCCATGCATACAGGTGATAGGAGCCTCAGCTGCCCTCCGTGCGCCCCTCTCCTTTGCACCCAGTAACTCACTTAGTTCCTTGGTATTTACATACCTGCAGGATCTTTACCCTTAGACAACACAGTGTGGCTTTTATCTGCTTTGGCATGTGTCCTCTGCTCCTCATGTTGAGTTGAGACATCCTAGTGATGCTCCATTGAAAACCAAGGCACCATTAAGGCATGCTTGGTTCAGTCCTGGAGGTGCAATCCTACCAAGCCAGCCCAGAACGTTAGGCAGCCCCAGAGGTGCAATCTTCCAAACGTGTCCAGGTATGGACAGCGGCGGTGATGCATCCTGAAGGGTGGGCATGGTATGTTGGGCTGTGCTTGGAGGAGCATCCTACCAGACATGCCCAGCACTCTGGGACAACTGAAAGCTTAATAAAGAGATCACAATCAGAAAGTGAGGTTGAAAGTGTAAGGTCTTTAAGCATAGCACAGGACAAGTCAATGTGGTATACAGTTTCCTGGCAATTTCTCCCAGTGAAGTTACAGATTCTTTAAAGGAAACATGCAGGAAACCCTGCGGTAGGCAACTATGGAATAGCCTCCCCAAAGGAAAAGTTTCTTTCTAAACTCCATCAGATAACAGTTTATGCCCTTACAAATGGCCCTTGTTTTATATAGTCCTTGCAAGCTTTGTTTTTAACTCTTATTGCTGTACTCTGGATGCTGTTATCCATTGCAATCTAGGCCTCAAAGGTAccttgtgacaatgagttccgCAAACTAGTTACAATAATCAACAGAAACCATCAGTTCTGCATGAAGTAAAAAACAAGAACCAGTGTCATTAGCTAGCAAGGATCCATTAACTCAAACCTGCTACAGGTCACAATATGTTCTCCATTTTTGGCCGAATACCAAAAAGTGAAAATCTAATGCCTCATATCCAATACTATTAAATCTCACTTGTGATGACTGTTGATAACACATAGGCAGACAGATGTGCGACTGTTGTCATGTTAAATTAATGCCTTTTCTAAAAACTGATGTAATCAAAAGCAACAGTAAAGCTCATTTTAAGGTATCATCAGAAAAAGTGacaataaaaagagaaaagccaCTTACCTCAACGCTTCCTTCTGGAAAGCCAAACCTCTTCTGTACGACAGCAGTCAGCTCCCGGATTCGGCGTCCCTTCTCACCAAGAACGTTTTGCGTTCTGAATAAGGTAAACGTGGTTATTGGAATCTGTGGCTGGGAAGTAACACCTATTTGAAGATTTAATTTTTTCTCCATGCCAATGTACCAGTCTTATTATAGTACATTACTGTGCCGAGTCTACTTTTAAATGACTTACTAGATAGGGATTACAATCATTCTCAGCAACTATTCCACAATTTAACCTCATCACAAGGAAGCTCTCTCTAATACATGGACATTTGTTCACCATTTCTTAATTTCATTCACAATTTCTGGTTACCATCTTTCCAAAGAAATAGGGTCATGTATAGAAGGATTATACACAAGCGTCACAGATTTGGCTACTGGTAACTGCTGTGAAAGAATAAGGAGCAAGTTTCAATTACCTGGTCGCAAGGATGATAATTTCAGTCCTCGTTGGAGTAACTCGGACCTCTACTCCGGAGTATCCATCTTCAGCCAACTCACGAGTCAGAAACTCATTTAGCTCAGCTTTGAAGATGCCATCAGCGACAAACTAAAACAGAAAACAGAACAAGTCAAGCTATGTTTAACAGTTCACAAATAAACTCTCTAAAATTCAAAGTTTCGTTGCTGGTTGAAGGTGCTGGCTGAACAGCCCGAATCTACATTTCTCTTCACAGAGAGCAGCAGAGACAATACAACAAGCCTCCCGATGCAAGGCCAAATTTGCCTCAACCCTGCTGTAGTGACTACACCTCTAAGGTCAGTTTAATCCCTTAAGCAATGATCAGACCAAGGCTTCAACCACATCCAGCTAAAACCATACTCAAAACTAGTTGATAAAACCATACGTCATTACTCTTTTCCAAATGGTAGCACTTTCTAGCCCGTATGAATGTTAAGTTAATTGTGTCAGACTACCCACAATCAACAAGTACTTGCTTAAacccaggccctgatcctgaaaacacctgACAGCAAACATTACCCCTGGTTAGGAGTTTGGCATGACGGGATCCCTACTTTGCTTCTTTGTTAGTGATGGAGGTTAGAAGGTTTCACACCAGGTTACTAGCCCTGGGGTGACCAGCCCCTTGACCCTACATCGCTCCACTTCCGATAAACGCCTCGGATAAACTCACTGGAAACCGGAGTTTTACTCTGCCAGCTGCAGGGCCCACGTGCGAAACACCCTCTGCTCTTCCCTCCCGGGTGCAAAGCAGCCCAACAGGCCCGCTCCCCAAAGGGTCCGAAACCCGCTTCCCCAACGCGGGGCCCCTGCCCGGGCGCCAAGCGGAGCCCCGGGCTCTGGGCAAGGGGGAGCGAGGCGCCGCTGTCAGCCACGCGGGCGGCTCAAGGCGGCACCGGCCCTCCCGGCAGCTACAGCCCCGGGCCGCTTCCgggctccctccccgccccccccgcgcctCCTCCAGCCCCGCAGCGGCTCCGCGCCCCGGGCTGCGGGGACGGGCCAGGCCCCGCGGGGAGCCAGCCGGCCTCCCCCACTCACGGCCCCCAGGCCCGGCCGCAGGGAGCCGCCATGTTGCGCCCGGCCGGGCCCGGCCTTTCATCCGCCTCCATCCGGCCTCGCCGCCGCCTCGgcagccccgccccgcggcccaggccctgcccggcgctcccggctcccagcccggccgcGATCGCCGGGCCCCGCGGCCGCCGGAGGCCGCCCCCAGCGCTCACCTTGCGCTTCTTGGAGATCTGCACCGCCATCTTGAGCCGCGCCGCCCCGGCGAAAGGAAGAGGCCCCCCCGCCCGGGGGAGGATATAAGGTCCTTTCGCCACTTGCCATTGGGCCGCGGCC
Coding sequences within it:
- the RPS3 gene encoding 40S ribosomal protein S3 gives rise to the protein MAVQISKKRKFVADGIFKAELNEFLTRELAEDGYSGVEVRVTPTRTEIIILATRTQNVLGEKGRRIRELTAVVQKRFGFPEGSVELYAEKVATRGLCAIAQAESLRYKLLGGLAVRRACYGVLRFIMESGAKGCEVVVSGKLRGQRAKSMKFVDGLMIHSGDPVNYYVDTAVRHVLLRQGVLGIKVKIMLPWDPSGKIGPKKPLPDHVSIVEPKEEILPTTPISEQKGGKPEQPAMPQPVPTA